Genomic DNA from Chloroflexota bacterium:
GCGCGGCTCAGCGCCCGCTGCCGAAGGGAGATCCTCGATGAGGCCACCCACCACTCCGGTCGCCGTACAGACGACGCAGACCGGTCGCACGCACACTCACACCGTCTGTCGAATCGACAGCCCGTCGCCACGCGTGCCGCTCGTGTGCCGACGGGCCGCTCATGGTAGGGACACTGCACATGTTCCACGCGCTGCGCCTGGATGGCCTCTGGCGTCATCCGGACTTCCTTAGACTCTGGGCCGGCCACACCGTCTCGCTGGCCGGCAGCCTGGTTTCGCGGTTCGCGCTGCCGCTCGTCGCGATCTTCACCCTGGACGCTTCACCCGGTGAGGTGGCGCTGATCCGCATGGCCGATGCCCTGCCCGGCGTGGTGCTCGGGCTGGTGGCTGGCGTCTGGGTGGACCGTCTCAAGCGCCGCCCACTGATGATCTGGGCGGACATCGGGCGGGCCGTCCTGCTGGCCTGGATTCCGCTGGCGGCGATCTTCGGACTGCTCGGCATCTGGCAACTGTTCGCCGTCGTGATGGCGGCCGGCACGCTCACCGCCGTCTTCGAGGTGGCGAACCGCTCGTACCTGCCGACGCTGATCCCGCGCGAGCGGCTGGTCGAGGCGAACGCCAAGCTGTCCGGGGCCGGATCGGTGGTGGAGGTCGGGGCCTTCGGGTTTGCCGGCCTGCTGGTGCAGGTGCTCACAGCCCCCATCGCGGTCCTGCTGGACGCCGTGTCGTTTGTGCTGTCCGCCGTGTGCCTGGGCGCCATCCGCGCACCCGAGCCGCCGCCCGCCCCTGAGGCCCACGAGCAGAGCACCCTGGCGGCCATCCGCGAGGGCCTGCGGCTGGTCTTCCACAACCCGATTCTGCGGGGCATCGCGCTGGCGTTTGGGATGCTGGACCTCTTCCTCCACATCTGGGTCACCATGCTGCTGGTCTTCCTGAC
This window encodes:
- a CDS encoding MFS transporter produces the protein MFHALRLDGLWRHPDFLRLWAGHTVSLAGSLVSRFALPLVAIFTLDASPGEVALIRMADALPGVVLGLVAGVWVDRLKRRPLMIWADIGRAVLLAWIPLAAIFGLLGIWQLFAVVMAAGTLTAVFEVANRSYLPTLIPRERLVEANAKLSGAGSVVEVGAFGFAGLLVQVLTAPIAVLLDAVSFVLSAVCLGAIRAPEPPPAPEAHEQSTLAAIREGLRLVFHNPILRGIALAFGMLDLFLHIWVTMLLVFLTRDLGLEPLVFGILFAVGGVCSFLGALVAEPIERRFGIGPTMIVTFFLSAASLLSVPLAAGPFLLVIFLVGLQQLADLPATVNQIHEQSLIQASVPDEALGRVTASLRVIDWSAMLLGTMLGGVLGELIGPRSTMLIGACGALPAVLFLYCSPLRHLRRLPTPTVSATG